One region of Osmia lignaria lignaria isolate PbOS001 chromosome 7, iyOsmLign1, whole genome shotgun sequence genomic DNA includes:
- the Usp7 gene encoding ubiquitin-specific protease 7 isoform X5, whose translation MNGESELACIVQDQEMEEDEARSEATFRYTVENLSKMKETQLSPPCYVRNLPWKIMVMPRTSQTQDRTPQKSLGFFLQCNGESESTWSCYAVADLRLLSCKEGQEPFNRRIQHLFYSKENDWGFSHFMTWQDVLDPDKGYIKDDSITLEVHVMADAPHGVSWDSKKHTGFVGLKNQGATCYMNSLLQTLYFTNQLRKAVYKMPTESDDSSKSVALALQRVFHELQFSDKPVGTKKLTKSFGWETLDSFMQHDVQEFLRVLLDKLESKMKGTCVEGTVPKLFEGKMVSFIKCKNIDYKSTRVETFYDIQLNIKGKKNIYESFNDYVSTESLDGDNKYDAGEHGLQEAEKGVIFSSFPPVLHLHLMRFQYDPVTDCSVKFNDRFEFYEKISLGKYLQNKESTSADYTLHAVLVHSGDNHGGHYVVFINPAGDGKWCKFDDDVVSRCTKQEAIEHNYGGQDEDMSIAVKHCTNAYMLVYIRDSELENVLQDVKEEDIPQELVERLQEEKRLEQIRRKERTEAYLYITVNVLLEDNFDGHQGNDLYDPEHALYRVFRVRKQCALHEFLKLLSDSLKYPIEQIRLWPLNIRSNQTCRPMPIELETDLPKSIYQCAENPNVWNVFVELVPPDSDLTALPAFDKDTDVLLFFKLYDPKNKKIHYCGHHYMPVTAKVQDLIPILNERAGFPPDTELALYEEIKPNLVEKIDSLTEPLEKVLEELMDGDIIVFQKEGDHQLYELPTCREYFKDLFHRVDVTFCDKTIPNDPGFTMELSLRMTYDQMARAVAQRLGTDPYLLQFFKCQSYKDSPGHPLKCTFEGSLKDLVTYCKPKTKKLYYQQLSIRVNELENKKQFKCIWVGPSLKEEKEIILYPNKNGTVATLLEEAKKQIELSENGSGKLRILEINCSKVSPGPREDVLLDNLNTSGTKLYRIEEIPNDELNLAEDEMLVPVAHFHKDVFSTFGIPFFFKIKHGEPFPKMKERLLKKLGVQEKEFEKFKFAVVTMGKPHFIMDSPEYCMDLADFRIHPSQIYPLLNAGTSPHRPWLGLEHVNKAPKRSRINYLEKAIKIYN comes from the exons ATGAATGGAGAATCAGAATTAGCTTGTATTGTTCAAGATCAGGAAATGGAAGAAG ACGAAGCAAGGTCAGAAGCTACCTTTCGCTATACAGTAGAAAACCtttcgaaaatgaaagaaacacaATTGTCTCCTCCATGCTATGTACGCAATTTGCCATGGAAAATAATGGTAATGCCAAGGACAAGCCAAACTCAAGATAGAACTCCTCAAAAGTCACTTGGTTTTTTTCTGCAATGTAATGGAGAAAGTGAATCAACATGGAGTTGTTACGCAGTTGCAGATCTTCGATTACTTTCTTGCAAGGAAGGACAAGAACCATTTAACAGAA GAATTCAGCATCTATTCTATAGTAAAGAAAACGATTGGGGTTTCAGTCATTTTATGACGTGGCAGGATGTCCTGGATCCTGATAAAGGCTACATCAAAGATGATTCTATTACACTTGAG GTTCATGTAATGGCAGATGCTCCACATGGTGTCAGTTGGGATAGCAAAAAGCATACAGGATTTGTAGGATTAAAAAATCAAGGTGCTACATGTTACATGAATTCCTTGCTTCAAACTTTGTATTTTACTAATCAG tTGCGCAAAGCAGTCTACAAAATGCCGACAGAAAGTGATGATTCTAGCAAGAGCGTTGCTTTAGCTTTACAAAGGGTTTTTCATGAATTACAATTCTCCGATAAACCAGTTGGTACAAAAAAATTAACTAAAAGTTTTGGTTGGGAAACACTGGATTCTTTCATGCAACACGATGTACAAGAATTTTTACGAGTG CTTTTAGATAAATTGGAAAGTAAAATGAAAGGAACATGTGTTGAAGGTACAGTGCCAAAATTATTTGAAGGAAAAATGGTGTCGTTTATAAAATGCAAAAACATCGATTACAAGTCAACTAGAGTCGAAACTTTCTATGAtatacaattaaatataaaaggCAAGAAAAATA tttatgaGTCCTTTAATGACTATGTAAGTACTGAAAGTCTGGATGGTGATAATAAATATGATGCGGGAGAACATGGATTGCAAGAGGCAGAAAAAGGTGTTATCTTTTCATCGTTTCCACCAgttttacatttacatttaatgAGATTTCAATATGATCCAGTTACAGATTGTTCTGTCAAATTTAACGATAG gtttgaattttatgaaaaaataagtcttggcaaatatttacaaaataaagaATCAACAAGTGCAGATTATACATTGCATGCAGTCTTAGTTCATAGTGGAGATAATCATGGTGGACATTACGTTGTGTTTATTAACCCAGCTGGCGATGGAAAA TGGTGCAAATTCGATGATGATGTCGTATCAAGATGTACAAAACAGGAAGCCATTGAACATAACTACGGTGGCCAAGATGAGGATATGTCTATAGCTGTGAAACATTGTACAAACGCCTACATGTTGGTGTATATAAGGGACTCTGAGTTGGAAAACGTATTGCAAGACGTTAAGGAAGAGGATATACCTCAAGAG CTGGTGGAGAGGCTGCAAGAGGAGAAGAGGCTGGAACAAAtacgaagaaaggaaagaacaGAAGCATACTTGTATATAACCGTCAACGTCCTTCTTGAGGATAATTTTGACGGTCACCAAGGAAATGACTTATATGATCCGGAGCATGCTTTGTATCGTGTATTTCGCGTACGTAAGCAGTGTGCCTTGCACGAGTTTCTCAAATTGCTGAGTGATAGCTTG AAATATCCAATAGAACAAATTCGTTTGTGGCCACTGAATATACGTTCAAATCAGACTTGTAGGCCAATGCCAATTGAATTAGAAACCGATCTTCCAAAATCTATTTATCAATGTGCAGAAAATCCAAACGTTTGGAATGTATTCGTTGAACTTGTTCCTCCAGATTCTGATCTAACAGCATTGCCGGCTTTTGATAAAGACACAgacgttttgttgttttttaagTTATATGATCCCAAGAACAAAAAGATACACTACTGTGGACATCATTATATGCCTGTCACAGCTAAAGTCC AGGACCTAAtaccaattttaaatgaaagagcTGGATTTCCACCAGATACTGAACTAGCTCTTTACGAAGAGATCAAACCTAACTTGGTTGAAAAGATAGACAGCTTAACGGAGCCATTAGAAAAAGTCCTTGAAGAATTAATGGATGGTGATATTATCGTTTTTCAGAAAGAAGGGGACCATCAGTTATATGAACTTCCAACGTGTAGAGAATATTTCAA GGACTTATTTCATAGAGTAGATGTAACATTTTGTGATAAAACGATTCCTAATGATCCGGGTTTCACAATGGAACTTTCATTAAGAATGACGTATGATCAGATGGCAAGAGCTGTGGCGCAAAGGCTTGGTACAGATCCATATCTTTTGCAGTTCTTTAAATGCCAAAG ttaCAAAGATTCACCTGGACATccattaaaatgtacatttgaaGGTTCACTTAAAGATTTGGTTACATATTGCAAACCGAagacaaaaaaattatattatcagCAACTTAGTATTAGAGTAAATgagcttgaaaataaaaaacagttTAAATGCATATGGGTTGGTCCGTCTCTtaaagaagagaaggaaattaTTCTTTACCCTAATAAGAATGGAACAGTAGCCACATTGCTCGAAGAAGCTAAGAAACAAATTGAGCTATCAGAGAATGGGTCTGGAAAGTTAAGGatattagaaataaattgtagtaaaGTTTCACCTGGTCCAAGAGAGGATGTACTTTTAGATAACTTAAATACATCTGGTACGAAATTATACAGAATAGAAGAGATTCCAAATGATGAATTAAATTTAGCAGAAGATGAAATGTTGGTTCCTGTTGCACATTTTCACAAAGATGTTTTCTCAACGTTTGGCAtaccttttttctttaaaattaaacaT gGTGAACCTTTCCCAAAGATGAAGGAAAGATTGTTGAAGAAATTAGGGGTACAGGAAAAAGAATTCGAAAAG TTTAAGTTCGCGGTGGTAACAATGGGAAAACCACATTTTATTATGGATTCACCAGAATATTGCATGGATCTCGCAGATTTTCGAATTCACCCAAGTCAGA TTTATCCACTTTTAAACGCAGGCACATCGCCACATAGGCCTTGGCTTGGCCTAGAACATGTCAACAAAGCGCCAAAGCGCTCACGAATCAACTACCTCGAAAAGGCTATTAAAATTTACAACTAA
- the Usp7 gene encoding ubiquitin-specific protease 7 isoform X3 — protein MNHVNDQENLKQLNLAPVQVNEVEEMDTQEGETPNDGGGDGNDTSPMNGESELACIVQDQEMEEDEARSEATFRYTVENLSKMKETQLSPPCYVRNLPWKIMVMPRTSQTQDRTPQKSLGFFLQCNGESESTWSCYAVADLRLLSCKEGQEPFNRRIQHLFYSKENDWGFSHFMTWQDVLDPDKGYIKDDSITLEVHVMADAPHGVSWDSKKHTGFVGLKNQGATCYMNSLLQTLYFTNQLRKAVYKMPTESDDSSKSVALALQRVFHELQFSDKPVGTKKLTKSFGWETLDSFMQHDVQEFLRVLLDKLESKMKGTCVEGTVPKLFEGKMVSFIKCKNIDYKSTRVETFYDIQLNIKGKKNIYESFNDYVSTESLDGDNKYDAGEHGLQEAEKGVIFSSFPPVLHLHLMRFQYDPVTDCSVKFNDRFEFYEKISLGKYLQNKESTSADYTLHAVLVHSGDNHGGHYVVFINPAGDGKWCKFDDDVVSRCTKQEAIEHNYGGQDEDMSIAVKHCTNAYMLVYIRDSELENVLQDVKEEDIPQELVERLQEEKRLEQIRRKERTEAYLYITVNVLLEDNFDGHQGNDLYDPEHALYRVFRVRKQCALHEFLKLLSDSLKYPIEQIRLWPLNIRSNQTCRPMPIELETDLPKSIYQCAENPNVWNVFVELVPPDSDLTALPAFDKDTDVLLFFKLYDPKNKKIHYCGHHYMPVTAKVQDLIPILNERAGFPPDTELALYEEIKPNLVEKIDSLTEPLEKVLEELMDGDIIVFQKEGDHQLYELPTCREYFKDLFHRVDVTFCDKTIPNDPGFTMELSLRMTYDQMARAVAQRLGTDPYLLQFFKCQSYKDSPGHPLKCTFEGSLKDLVTYCKPKTKKLYYQQLSIRVNELENKKQFKCIWVGPSLKEEKEIILYPNKNGTVATLLEEAKKQIELSENGSGKLRILEINCSKVSPGPREDVLLDNLNTSGTKLYRIEEIPNDELNLAEDEMLVPVAHFHKDVFSTFGIPFFFKIKHGEPFPKMKERLLKKLGVQEKEFEKFKFAVVTMGKPHFIMDSPEYCMDLADFRIHPSQSTSPHRPWLGLEHVNKAPKRSRINYLEKAIKIYN, from the exons ATGAACCACGTTAACGATCAGGAAAACCTTAAACAGCTCAACCTGGCACCAGTTCAGGTTAATGAAGTCGAAGAAATGGATACACAAGAAGGAG AAACACCAAATGATGGTGGAGGAGATGGGAACGATACAAGTCCTATGAATGGAGAATCAGAATTAGCTTGTATTGTTCAAGATCAGGAAATGGAAGAAG ACGAAGCAAGGTCAGAAGCTACCTTTCGCTATACAGTAGAAAACCtttcgaaaatgaaagaaacacaATTGTCTCCTCCATGCTATGTACGCAATTTGCCATGGAAAATAATGGTAATGCCAAGGACAAGCCAAACTCAAGATAGAACTCCTCAAAAGTCACTTGGTTTTTTTCTGCAATGTAATGGAGAAAGTGAATCAACATGGAGTTGTTACGCAGTTGCAGATCTTCGATTACTTTCTTGCAAGGAAGGACAAGAACCATTTAACAGAA GAATTCAGCATCTATTCTATAGTAAAGAAAACGATTGGGGTTTCAGTCATTTTATGACGTGGCAGGATGTCCTGGATCCTGATAAAGGCTACATCAAAGATGATTCTATTACACTTGAG GTTCATGTAATGGCAGATGCTCCACATGGTGTCAGTTGGGATAGCAAAAAGCATACAGGATTTGTAGGATTAAAAAATCAAGGTGCTACATGTTACATGAATTCCTTGCTTCAAACTTTGTATTTTACTAATCAG tTGCGCAAAGCAGTCTACAAAATGCCGACAGAAAGTGATGATTCTAGCAAGAGCGTTGCTTTAGCTTTACAAAGGGTTTTTCATGAATTACAATTCTCCGATAAACCAGTTGGTACAAAAAAATTAACTAAAAGTTTTGGTTGGGAAACACTGGATTCTTTCATGCAACACGATGTACAAGAATTTTTACGAGTG CTTTTAGATAAATTGGAAAGTAAAATGAAAGGAACATGTGTTGAAGGTACAGTGCCAAAATTATTTGAAGGAAAAATGGTGTCGTTTATAAAATGCAAAAACATCGATTACAAGTCAACTAGAGTCGAAACTTTCTATGAtatacaattaaatataaaaggCAAGAAAAATA tttatgaGTCCTTTAATGACTATGTAAGTACTGAAAGTCTGGATGGTGATAATAAATATGATGCGGGAGAACATGGATTGCAAGAGGCAGAAAAAGGTGTTATCTTTTCATCGTTTCCACCAgttttacatttacatttaatgAGATTTCAATATGATCCAGTTACAGATTGTTCTGTCAAATTTAACGATAG gtttgaattttatgaaaaaataagtcttggcaaatatttacaaaataaagaATCAACAAGTGCAGATTATACATTGCATGCAGTCTTAGTTCATAGTGGAGATAATCATGGTGGACATTACGTTGTGTTTATTAACCCAGCTGGCGATGGAAAA TGGTGCAAATTCGATGATGATGTCGTATCAAGATGTACAAAACAGGAAGCCATTGAACATAACTACGGTGGCCAAGATGAGGATATGTCTATAGCTGTGAAACATTGTACAAACGCCTACATGTTGGTGTATATAAGGGACTCTGAGTTGGAAAACGTATTGCAAGACGTTAAGGAAGAGGATATACCTCAAGAG CTGGTGGAGAGGCTGCAAGAGGAGAAGAGGCTGGAACAAAtacgaagaaaggaaagaacaGAAGCATACTTGTATATAACCGTCAACGTCCTTCTTGAGGATAATTTTGACGGTCACCAAGGAAATGACTTATATGATCCGGAGCATGCTTTGTATCGTGTATTTCGCGTACGTAAGCAGTGTGCCTTGCACGAGTTTCTCAAATTGCTGAGTGATAGCTTG AAATATCCAATAGAACAAATTCGTTTGTGGCCACTGAATATACGTTCAAATCAGACTTGTAGGCCAATGCCAATTGAATTAGAAACCGATCTTCCAAAATCTATTTATCAATGTGCAGAAAATCCAAACGTTTGGAATGTATTCGTTGAACTTGTTCCTCCAGATTCTGATCTAACAGCATTGCCGGCTTTTGATAAAGACACAgacgttttgttgttttttaagTTATATGATCCCAAGAACAAAAAGATACACTACTGTGGACATCATTATATGCCTGTCACAGCTAAAGTCC AGGACCTAAtaccaattttaaatgaaagagcTGGATTTCCACCAGATACTGAACTAGCTCTTTACGAAGAGATCAAACCTAACTTGGTTGAAAAGATAGACAGCTTAACGGAGCCATTAGAAAAAGTCCTTGAAGAATTAATGGATGGTGATATTATCGTTTTTCAGAAAGAAGGGGACCATCAGTTATATGAACTTCCAACGTGTAGAGAATATTTCAA GGACTTATTTCATAGAGTAGATGTAACATTTTGTGATAAAACGATTCCTAATGATCCGGGTTTCACAATGGAACTTTCATTAAGAATGACGTATGATCAGATGGCAAGAGCTGTGGCGCAAAGGCTTGGTACAGATCCATATCTTTTGCAGTTCTTTAAATGCCAAAG ttaCAAAGATTCACCTGGACATccattaaaatgtacatttgaaGGTTCACTTAAAGATTTGGTTACATATTGCAAACCGAagacaaaaaaattatattatcagCAACTTAGTATTAGAGTAAATgagcttgaaaataaaaaacagttTAAATGCATATGGGTTGGTCCGTCTCTtaaagaagagaaggaaattaTTCTTTACCCTAATAAGAATGGAACAGTAGCCACATTGCTCGAAGAAGCTAAGAAACAAATTGAGCTATCAGAGAATGGGTCTGGAAAGTTAAGGatattagaaataaattgtagtaaaGTTTCACCTGGTCCAAGAGAGGATGTACTTTTAGATAACTTAAATACATCTGGTACGAAATTATACAGAATAGAAGAGATTCCAAATGATGAATTAAATTTAGCAGAAGATGAAATGTTGGTTCCTGTTGCACATTTTCACAAAGATGTTTTCTCAACGTTTGGCAtaccttttttctttaaaattaaacaT gGTGAACCTTTCCCAAAGATGAAGGAAAGATTGTTGAAGAAATTAGGGGTACAGGAAAAAGAATTCGAAAAG TTTAAGTTCGCGGTGGTAACAATGGGAAAACCACATTTTATTATGGATTCACCAGAATATTGCATGGATCTCGCAGATTTTCGAATTCACCCAAGTCAGA GCACATCGCCACATAGGCCTTGGCTTGGCCTAGAACATGTCAACAAAGCGCCAAAGCGCTCACGAATCAACTACCTCGAAAAGGCTATTAAAATTTACAACTAA